Proteins encoded together in one uncultured Flavobacterium sp. window:
- a CDS encoding beta-galactosidase, with product MHNLLYYTLFFLLTSSNGQSKKTLQCKIPVFAIVRSNISDVSLTEIFKNPKVDGVTYYVGWSKLNPQQNIYDFSSLNKILAFSKRYKKKINLGVLTGR from the coding sequence ATGCATAATTTATTATATTATACTTTGTTTTTTTTATTGACCAGTAGTAATGGTCAAAGTAAAAAAACTTTACAATGTAAAATTCCTGTTTTCGCTATTGTGAGAAGTAATATTTCGGATGTCTCTTTAACTGAAATTTTTAAAAATCCTAAAGTTGATGGTGTTACTTATTACGTAGGCTGGTCTAAACTTAATCCTCAGCAGAATATTTATGATTTTTCTTCCTTAAACAAGATTTTAGCCTTTTCTAAGAGATATAAAAAGAAAATAAATTTAGGAGTATTAACAGGGCGATGA
- a CDS encoding adenylyltransferase/cytidyltransferase family protein has translation MKVGITFSAFDLLHAGHIKMLEEAKRKCDYLIVGLQTDPTLDRPEKNSPAQTVVERYIQLKGCKFVDEIVPYATEQDLNDILQSFKIDVRILGDEYQDKDFTGRSYCEEKRIELYFNKRDHRFSSSGLRKEVAVRELKGKMNCFLYA, from the coding sequence ATGAAGGTAGGAATAACTTTTAGTGCTTTTGATTTACTACATGCAGGGCATATAAAAATGTTGGAAGAAGCCAAACGAAAGTGCGATTATTTAATTGTAGGATTACAAACAGATCCAACATTAGATCGTCCAGAGAAAAATAGCCCTGCACAAACTGTAGTAGAAAGATATATCCAGTTAAAAGGCTGCAAGTTTGTAGACGAAATTGTTCCCTATGCAACAGAACAGGATTTAAATGATATTCTTCAGTCTTTTAAAATTGATGTTCGCATTCTCGGTGATGAATATCAGGATAAAGACTTTACCGGAAGATCATATTGTGAAGAAAAGAGGATAGAACTTTATTTTAATAAACGTGATCATCGTTTTTCAAGCAGTGGGTTGAGAAAGGAAGTAGCTGTTAGGGAGTTGAAAGGTAAAATGAATTGCTTTCTTTATGCATAA
- a CDS encoding T9SS C-terminal target domain-containing protein codes for MKALFFFFLLIHSAYAQVSGCTDPLSINFNSAATENDGSCTYKNLKIKPEYSIKLSDTIKETSGLIAFDDLLWTHNDDHDKTIYGLDTLGKIKKKIILNQVTNHDWEEISQDSLHLYIGDFGNNFSGNRTDLNILKIDKKSFVEGNPIIETISFTYSNQTDFSSQKSNTTNFDCEAFIIAKDSIYLFTKQWKSSKTDIYVLPNQAGNHVAKFKNTIDTKGLVTGATYFEDKKIIVLCGYSKTGKTFLYLLYDFKNNDFLSGNKRKIDLKLPFHQIEGITTKDGLHYFITNEALVRKPILNVPQQIHRIDLSPILNSYLHK; via the coding sequence ATGAAGGCTCTATTCTTTTTTTTCTTGTTAATACATTCCGCTTATGCTCAAGTTTCAGGCTGTACAGATCCTCTTTCCATAAACTTTAATTCTGCAGCAACAGAAAATGATGGAAGTTGTACCTATAAAAACCTAAAAATTAAACCTGAATATTCAATAAAACTAAGCGACACAATTAAAGAGACTTCTGGTTTGATCGCTTTTGATGATTTGTTATGGACACACAATGATGATCATGACAAAACGATTTACGGACTGGATACTTTAGGAAAAATCAAAAAGAAAATAATACTCAATCAAGTTACAAATCATGACTGGGAAGAAATTTCGCAAGACAGTTTGCACTTGTATATTGGGGATTTTGGAAATAATTTTAGCGGAAACAGAACCGATCTGAATATTTTAAAAATTGATAAAAAATCTTTTGTTGAAGGAAATCCAATAATTGAAACAATTTCTTTCACTTATTCAAATCAAACTGATTTTTCATCACAAAAGTCAAACACAACAAATTTTGATTGTGAAGCCTTTATTATCGCTAAAGACAGTATTTATTTGTTTACAAAACAATGGAAATCATCTAAAACTGATATTTACGTTTTGCCAAATCAAGCTGGAAATCATGTTGCAAAATTCAAGAACACCATCGACACAAAAGGTTTGGTTACGGGAGCGACCTATTTTGAAGACAAAAAAATAATTGTTCTTTGTGGATATTCAAAAACAGGAAAGACATTTCTTTATCTTTTGTATGATTTTAAAAACAATGATTTTTTATCCGGAAATAAGCGAAAAATTGATCTAAAACTTCCGTTTCATCAAATTGAAGGAATTACGACAAAGGACGGACTCCATTATTTTATTACAAATGAAGCTTTGGTTCGAAAACCAATTTTAAATGTTCCGCAACAAATTCATCGTATCGACTTAAGTCCAATCTTGAATTCCTATCTCCATAAATAA
- a CDS encoding ABC-F family ATP-binding cassette domain-containing protein has protein sequence MNYLSVENISKSFGERTLFDNISFGINKDQKIAFIAKNGSGKTTIMSIINGLEEPDTGQVVLRKGIRMAFLSQDNNLQEELTIEESIFASDNETLKVIEAYEKALENPDDEEAYQKAFDGMDQHNAWDFETQYKQILFKLKLEDFKLKVKNLSGGQKKRLSLAIILINRPDLLILDEPTNHLDLEMIEWLESYFAKENITLFMVTHDRFFLERVCNEIIELDNGKLYQYKGNYSYYLEKKEERITSENASVDKAKNLFVKELEWMRRQPKARTTKSKSRQDDFYVIKEKAQSRRRENKVELEINMERMGSKIIELHKISKKFKDHVILDNFSFDFQRGERIGIIGKNGTGKSTFLNLLTGTIPLDSGRVVKGETIKIGYYTQSGINPKPNQRVIDIIKEYGEFIPLAKGRMISASQLLERFLFDAKKQYDFVEKLSGGELKRLYLCTVLIQNPNFLILDEPTNDLDIVTLNVLESFLLDYPGCLLVVSHDRYFMDKIVDHLFIFRGKGEIENFPGNYSDFRAYEDSADVAQKEENKAEKKDWKQNNPTGNLTFNEQKEYQKLEREIKDLEIDKTKIEQLFSDGKVADADIEKKANELQNIINKIDQKEERWFELSAKIEG, from the coding sequence GTGAATTATTTATCTGTAGAAAATATATCGAAGTCATTTGGCGAAAGAACGCTTTTTGACAATATCTCATTTGGAATCAATAAAGACCAAAAAATTGCTTTTATAGCTAAAAACGGTTCTGGAAAAACGACTATTATGAGTATTATCAATGGTTTGGAAGAGCCTGATACTGGTCAGGTAGTTTTGAGAAAAGGAATCAGAATGGCTTTTCTTTCACAAGACAATAATTTACAAGAGGAGTTAACTATTGAAGAAAGCATTTTTGCTTCAGACAATGAAACGCTTAAAGTAATTGAAGCTTACGAAAAAGCACTTGAAAATCCAGACGATGAAGAAGCTTATCAAAAAGCTTTTGACGGAATGGACCAGCATAATGCATGGGATTTTGAAACGCAATACAAGCAGATTTTATTCAAACTAAAACTGGAAGACTTTAAACTGAAAGTAAAAAATCTTTCGGGCGGGCAAAAAAAGCGTCTTTCATTAGCCATTATTTTAATTAATCGTCCTGATTTATTGATTCTGGATGAGCCAACCAATCACTTAGATCTTGAAATGATCGAATGGCTGGAAAGTTATTTTGCCAAAGAAAATATTACCTTGTTTATGGTAACGCACGACCGTTTCTTCCTTGAACGTGTTTGCAATGAAATCATAGAATTAGACAATGGTAAATTATACCAATACAAAGGAAATTACTCTTACTATTTAGAGAAAAAAGAAGAGAGAATTACCTCTGAAAATGCAAGTGTTGATAAAGCCAAAAACTTATTTGTAAAAGAATTAGAATGGATGCGTCGCCAGCCAAAAGCGAGAACAACCAAATCTAAATCACGTCAAGATGATTTTTATGTAATTAAAGAAAAAGCACAAAGCCGTCGTCGTGAAAACAAGGTTGAACTTGAAATTAATATGGAACGTATGGGAAGCAAGATTATCGAGCTTCATAAAATTTCTAAAAAATTCAAAGATCATGTTATTCTTGACAACTTTAGTTTTGATTTTCAACGTGGAGAACGTATCGGAATTATTGGTAAAAACGGAACAGGAAAATCTACCTTTTTAAATCTACTTACCGGGACAATTCCATTAGACAGCGGACGTGTTGTAAAAGGTGAAACTATAAAAATTGGTTACTATACGCAAAGCGGAATTAACCCGAAACCAAATCAGCGTGTAATTGATATTATTAAAGAATACGGAGAATTTATTCCATTGGCAAAAGGTCGAATGATCTCAGCGTCACAATTGTTAGAACGTTTTCTTTTTGATGCTAAAAAACAATATGATTTTGTAGAAAAATTAAGTGGTGGTGAATTGAAACGTTTATATTTATGTACGGTCTTAATTCAGAATCCTAACTTTTTGATTCTGGATGAACCTACAAACGACTTAGATATTGTTACATTAAACGTATTAGAAAGTTTTCTTTTAGATTATCCAGGTTGTTTATTGGTAGTTTCACACGACCGTTATTTCATGGATAAAATTGTTGATCACTTATTTATCTTTAGAGGAAAAGGTGAGATCGAAAACTTCCCAGGAAATTATTCTGATTTCAGAGCTTATGAAGACAGTGCTGACGTTGCTCAAAAAGAAGAAAACAAAGCTGAAAAGAAAGACTGGAAACAAAATAATCCAACAGGAAATCTGACTTTCAACGAGCAAAAAGAATATCAAAAACTGGAAAGAGAAATAAAAGATTTAGAAATAGATAAAACTAAAATCGAACAATTATTCTCTGATGGAAAAGTGGCTGATGCTGATATCGAGAAAAAAGCAAATGAATTGCAAAACATTATCAATAAAATAGATCAAAAAGAAGAAAGATGGTTTGAACTTTCTGCCAAAATTGAGGGATAA
- a CDS encoding four helix bundle protein, with translation MDFKELLAYKKSFELAMKIFELSKDFPKEERYSLTDQIRRSSRSVSANIAESYRKRRYVNHFISKLTDSDAENSETSVWLEFSLKCEYINQETFDKLNIISIEIGKLINYMINNPNKFGCNI, from the coding sequence ATGGATTTTAAAGAATTATTAGCTTATAAAAAGTCGTTTGAACTTGCAATGAAAATATTTGAACTTTCTAAAGATTTTCCAAAAGAAGAAAGATATTCATTAACTGATCAAATAAGACGTTCTTCAAGAAGTGTTTCGGCAAATATTGCAGAATCATATCGAAAGCGAAGATATGTCAATCATTTTATAAGCAAATTGACGGATAGTGATGCCGAAAATTCAGAAACTAGTGTTTGGCTAGAATTCTCCCTAAAATGCGAATATATAAATCAAGAAACATTTGACAAGCTTAACATTATAAGTATTGAAATAGGAAAATTAATAAATTACATGATCAATAATCCCAATAAATTTGGTTGTAACATTTAA
- a CDS encoding FKBP-type peptidyl-prolyl cis-trans isomerase yields MKYLLSTIFVMTLFISCTSDAGLERIPEIKDYTVQNEKEITDYIAKNKLTAQRTSSGLYYVINEPGTGTQPTSTSNVTVAYKGYYTDGKIFDQSKDTGISFGLNQVIKGWTEGIPYFKAGGSGILLIPSHLGYGPLPYNGIPGGSVLIFDVKLLSVN; encoded by the coding sequence ATGAAATACCTATTATCTACAATTTTTGTAATGACACTTTTTATTTCTTGTACCAGCGATGCGGGATTAGAAAGAATACCTGAAATCAAAGATTACACTGTTCAAAACGAAAAAGAAATAACAGATTACATCGCTAAGAATAAATTAACCGCGCAAAGAACTTCAAGTGGATTATATTACGTAATCAATGAACCTGGAACCGGAACTCAGCCAACTTCAACATCGAATGTAACTGTTGCCTATAAAGGTTATTATACCGACGGGAAAATTTTTGATCAAAGTAAAGACACAGGAATTTCTTTTGGATTAAATCAGGTAATTAAAGGCTGGACAGAAGGCATTCCTTATTTTAAAGCAGGCGGAAGCGGAATCCTATTAATACCATCACACTTAGGTTACGGTCCCTTACCTTACAATGGTATTCCCGGAGGATCTGTGCTTATTTTTGATGTTAAGTTACTATCCGTTAACTAA
- a CDS encoding SDR family oxidoreductase: MLKEEVESKNTITSEEINQCIAVLAQLNNNTDQIFDIPKEQRIALIKEAGLFSRPDRDEFARRVKDGVQAAKRKKEKKDKTARKETGIRHAREASIFVAPKLLAFNDLAHKEQLELETPRNCYVCKTEFTKMHHFYDTMCTDCGDFNYAKRFQTADVKGQIAIITGSRLKIGYHITLMLLRGGATVIATTRFPVDSALRFAKEDDFMEWGHRLKIHGLDLRHIPSVEIFCNFIEQKYERLDILINNAAQTVRRPAGFYSHLMENEQLPISALPKQAQELLADHMNCLDELKVLATGFSSNENMPVTWHGPEPGIGLRASAQLSQIPYSFDNALVANEVFPEGELDADLQQVDLRKTNSWRLRLGQIETTEMIEVQLVNSVAPFVLCNRLSEVMKKDNTGKKHIINVSAMEGKFHRFFKEDRHPHTNMAKAALNMLTHTSSGTLAKHGIFMNAVDTGWVTDEDPAELAKKKQELEDFQPPLDIVDGAARVMDPLFDGINTGKHWCGKFLKDYNPIPW; this comes from the coding sequence ATGTTGAAGGAAGAAGTGGAAAGTAAGAATACAATAACCTCAGAAGAGATTAATCAATGCATTGCTGTTTTAGCACAATTAAACAACAATACAGATCAAATTTTTGATATTCCAAAAGAGCAGCGAATTGCTTTAATTAAAGAAGCGGGGCTTTTTTCAAGACCTGATAGAGATGAGTTTGCAAGAAGGGTAAAAGATGGAGTGCAAGCTGCAAAACGCAAAAAAGAAAAGAAAGATAAAACGGCAAGAAAAGAAACCGGAATTCGTCATGCAAGAGAAGCAAGTATATTTGTTGCACCAAAATTATTGGCTTTTAATGATCTTGCTCATAAAGAGCAATTAGAACTTGAAACTCCAAGAAATTGTTATGTCTGTAAAACAGAGTTTACTAAAATGCATCACTTTTATGATACAATGTGTACGGATTGTGGTGATTTTAATTATGCCAAACGTTTTCAGACTGCAGATGTAAAAGGGCAAATTGCGATTATTACCGGTTCTCGTCTAAAAATTGGTTATCATATTACTTTGATGCTTTTGCGAGGTGGAGCAACTGTTATTGCTACAACTCGTTTTCCGGTCGATTCGGCTTTGCGTTTTGCTAAAGAAGATGATTTCATGGAATGGGGACATCGCTTGAAAATTCATGGTTTAGATTTACGACATATTCCGAGTGTTGAAATCTTTTGCAATTTTATAGAGCAAAAGTATGAACGTTTGGATATCTTGATTAATAATGCGGCTCAAACTGTTAGACGACCAGCAGGATTTTATTCGCATTTAATGGAGAATGAACAATTGCCAATAAGTGCTTTGCCAAAACAAGCTCAGGAATTATTGGCAGATCATATGAATTGTCTGGATGAATTGAAAGTTTTGGCAACTGGATTTTCTTCTAATGAAAATATGCCTGTTACCTGGCACGGACCAGAACCCGGAATTGGTTTGCGTGCTTCGGCGCAATTGTCTCAAATTCCGTATTCTTTTGATAACGCGTTGGTTGCAAATGAAGTTTTTCCGGAAGGTGAACTCGATGCTGATTTACAACAAGTTGATTTACGGAAAACAAACAGTTGGCGTTTGCGTTTAGGTCAAATTGAAACTACCGAAATGATCGAAGTGCAATTGGTTAATTCTGTTGCACCTTTTGTGTTATGTAACCGACTTTCGGAAGTAATGAAGAAAGATAATACGGGGAAAAAGCATATTATCAATGTTTCGGCTATGGAAGGAAAGTTTCATCGCTTTTTTAAAGAAGATCGCCATCCGCATACAAATATGGCTAAAGCAGCTTTGAATATGTTAACACATACCTCGTCAGGAACTTTGGCAAAACATGGCATTTTTATGAATGCAGTCGATACTGGTTGGGTAACTGATGAAGATCCTGCTGAATTGGCTAAGAAGAAACAAGAATTAGAAGATTTTCAACCTCCATTAGATATTGTTGATGGTGCAGCACGCGTTATGGATCCTTTATTTGACGGAATAAATACAGGAAAACACTGGTGCGGGAAATTCCTTAAAGATTATAATCCGATTCCGTGGTAG